The nucleotide sequence TTATCGCAGGCAAATGCCGGATGTTGCGTCGCAGGATACGAAAGTGTGGGGAGAGATGGCAGAACGACGAGCGATACTCAGGTGTGTGCTGCAGACGGGACTGCGAGAAAGGCGCGTGGTTACTGCACTTCAGGCGACCCACGGTCAGTCACCGGAGTGACCCACGGTCACTTTTGTGAGTGTAACCCACGGTAATTTTATCGGGCGATATTGTTCGCACACAACACATGAAGTCCCCGACCGAGCAGCCCTGCACAGAAAGAAAAATGGCCAAACGCCACGACTGCCCACGGAACGAATACCGTTGCCGTCAAGCCAGGAACCCACATTTGCGCCCTTACTATGCACCACCGGAACATTCGCTAAGCCCAGTACGAAATTAGCGCACCGGGCCACCTGCGTACGCCGCTCTACTCCCGGGTTTACTGGACTTCATGTGACCACAGATCACTCCCTGACTCGACGCACGGTCATCTCAACAACCGACCCCGGTCATCTCAACAACCGACCCACGGTCGTCTCAACAACCGACCCACGGTCGTCTCAACAACCGACCCACGGTCATCTCAACAACCGACCCACGGTCGTCTCAACAACCGACCCACGGTCATCTCAACAACCGACCCACGGTCGTCTCAACAACCGACCCACGGTCATCTCAACACCGACCCACGGTCGTCTCAACAACCGACCCACGGTCGTCTCAACAACCGACCCACGGTCATCTCAACGACTGACCCACGGTCGTCTCAACAACCGACCCACAGTCGTCCAAAAAACGCCCCGGGGACAGAGTATTCTGGTCATTCGAAGTCCCGTCATTGCCATCGAAGTTTGGGTCAGGTCGAGCGATTGACGCTCACAATCTCCGCTACGTCCGCAGGCACTGTAGCTTGGAAGCCAACGCCAACATCATCAACTTCTGACCTCGCCAGAGTGTGCTGGTAGTTCATGGCAGGTACTGTAGCTGGGAAGCCAACGCCAACATCATCAACTGGAAGCCAACGCCAACATCATCAACTTCTGACCTCGCCAGAGTGTGCTGGTAGTTCATGCTGTGATCCCGCTGGCAGCCTTCCCTTGCTCGCTCAAAGCCTCAGCAGCGCCGTATTGCTACCACGCCTCACCCTGTTACACTTCCCACGGCCCCTGCCGGCGCCCCGGCGGGCGCACCAATCCTTACCGAACCTCAGGCACCTATGACCTCCCTCCCTCCCCAAACGCGCCCCCTCCTCGGCGTCGCGCTGCTTCTGGGAGGACTCTGCCTCGCAGCCATTCTCGTCCGAAGCCTCTGGATTCAGGGGGATCAGCCCGTCAACATGATGGAAGACGCTCCTCATCACCTGACAGGCCGCGTGCTCTCGGAGGAGGGTCAACCGCTGGAGGGGGCCACGCTCCTTGCAGGCACGCTCACAACCAAAAGCGACGAGCGCGGACACTTCAAACTCAACCGAGACATCCTCACCGCGGCAGCCCACGCCGCTGCCGATGGCACAGTCCTCATCGACGCGATACACCCGGAGTATGTGCGCGGCGGAGTGGGAGAACTCGGAGCGATGAGACTCGACCTGAGTGAGAACTCCGCACAAGACACTGAATCCATTACACTTTTCATGCACCAACCCGCACGCCTGCGCGGACGCGTCACGCTGAATGGAGCGCCGGTTGCCGACGCCTCCATCGGACTCGCCTACACGGAAGCCCGCGGACTGGGGCAGGAGCCTCTCCTTCCACACACCCTCTCCGACCTCGCCCGTACCGACAGCCAGGGCCAATTCGCCCTCAATAACCTCGCAGCCGGTCGCGTCGCTGTCACCGTGGAGACTGACCTCCCCGAGTTTCCCTACGCGGAGAGCGCCGCGCTTCGCCTGACCCCGGGTGAGGACGGCGGGGAGGTGCACATCGAGCTCCGACCCACCACCGCGCTCACAGGTGTCGTCTTCTCCGCTTCGGGTGACCCGCTCCCCGCCTCCGTTACCCTGAGCGGCACCCAGACCTCCCGTCGCGCCGCAACCTCAAGCACAGGCAGCTTCCGCTTCGACGACCTTCCCCCGGGGGACTACACCCTGAGCGCTGACGCCCCCGATCACTACCCTGATACCCTGGGGCCCTTCACCGTAGAGACGGGGACTACCGCCTCCCACGACATTGTCCTGGAGCCGGCCCGGGGGCTCTTCGGGCGAGTTGTAGGGCCTGATGGCCAGCCGCAGCCTGGCTTTGTGATCGCCTCTTCCGCCAATGACACCCGCCGCCTTCGCGTCGGTGACGACGGACTCTTCAACTGGGAGTCCGCTCCCGACATGCCGTGGACGCTTCAGGCAACTTCCTCGGCCTATGCTCCCTCGGCTCGACAAAGCACGCGCCTCGGACAGCCCCTCACCCTGGAGCTTCGCCCCGGCGGGGAGTTGGCCGGAGTCGTCGTCGACAAGCGCGGTCAGCCGATGGCCTCCTACCAGATTGCCATCGCCGCGATGGACGTCCCCCCGCCCCACCCCTATGTCCCCGGCCGTATCAACACCGAGCAGGTTGAAACCTCCACCGGGCGATTTCGCATCGGTCCCCTCGCCCCCGGCTACTACGCGCTGGTGGCCCGCGCGCCGGGGCTCGCCCCGGTTACCTCCGAGCTCTTCGAGGTTCGCCCCGGGCGCACCACCGACCACATTCGTCTGCAACTTCTGGAGGGCGCGTCCATCGCAGGAGTGGTGCGCGACCACGAGAGCAAAGAGCCCATCGCCACAGCCTCGGTTACCCTGGTCGATCCTTCCCAGCGCCTGGCACCGCGCAACGCCATTGCGAACCCCTCCGGGTACTACGGCCTTAGTGAGCTTCCCGACGGACTGGTCACCCTCTACGTACGCGCCAACGGTTATGAGCCCGAACTCGTCGCAGGCATTGAACTTAAGAGTGGTGGGACGCTTACATACGACATCGAGCTCACCCCCACCGAGAACCCCGAACCCGCGCTGGCCTTCTACGGCATCGGTGCCAGCCTTCGCAGCCAGGCCAGCGACATCGTGGTGGTCAATGTTATGCCCGGCTCTTCCTCGGCCGAAGCCGGACTTCAGCCCGGCGACCGCATCCTGGCGGTCGACGAGCTTCCCACCCACCGCCTGAGCCTGCCCGACGTCATTGCGCGTATCCGCGGCCAGGCCGACACCCCGGTCAGCTTAAGCATTGCCCGCCCCGGCGAGGGCGAGTTTGTGGTGGACATTGCCCGCCGCCGCGTGCGAGTGCAGCGCTGATTTTCGTTCGCTTTACAATGACTCGCAGTGCACGCCCGGACATTTTGCGGGCGACTTGAACGGAGCTTCCATGATTCGCCATACCCTCCCCCCCGCCCCTTGCCCGGTCTCGTTGGACGACACACCGCGCCGATGGCTGCCCACCCCGGAGGCCCTGGTCGGCGCACTGGAGAGCAACATGGAGGCCGGTGAGCCCGCCGGCCTGCGCGCGCTGGCACCGCAGATGGGTGCCCCCGAGATCGATCTGACCGTGACCCCTCTGACCGCTCGCGCCACGATGCTGGGCGCGCTCAGCGGACGCGCCTTCTACCACCACGAGCTTCGCCTGCGCCAACCGATGCCCGAGCATCTCGAACCCGAACTCACCGTCTGGCAGGCCGGCACCACCCCCGAGTGGAGCGACGGGGTGCTGGCCGAGCCCAAGTATTTTTCGTTCTTTCAAGATGCCCCCTTTCCGGCGTTTAACCCCAACCACCGGCGCAAGTGGCGCGCTCACGAACTTCTGCACGGGGCTTCGAAGTTCTTCTGGCACCCACAGATGACCCGTTTTGAGCTCTACGTAAGTGCCCGCCTCAATGAGCTTTTGCCGATCATCCACTGGTACGGCTTCGATGAGATCTTTCGTCCGCGCTGCGCAGAGCACCGTGGCAAGCTGCTCTACCGCGAGTTCTGCGCCTCCTGCGAGGCTCTGGCTCGACCCTACTGGGAGCTTGATCTGGCGTCCGAGCCCCAGCAACGCGCCTTAGGGATGGGCGCGGCCCACAACGCGCTGGAGCATCTGGAGAGTGAGTGGAGCGCCATCGTTCAGGAGATCGCCACCGGGCGACTGCACGCCACTCCCCGCGGCCGGCTTGACGCCTCCAGCGACGCGGTCGGCTACATGCGCGCCCACTGGAACCGGGTCACTGCCTGGTCGACCGGCTCCTGGGTGGAGCGCTTTCTGGTCGACGGCATCGACTACTTCAGCACCCTTGACGCTCTTCTTCTCAACGTCGGGCAGGCCACCCAGGATCTCGTCTGCGGCACTCTGGAGGTCGACGAGCCCCTCTACCGCGCCCGCCGCACCCGTCGACAACTCCAGGACATCGCCTCCCGCGTGCTCGTGGCCATGGAATGGCTCGACCCGGAAAGCGCCGAGGGAGAGCGCGCTGAAGACGCGCTTGAACCTCACCTCGATGCGTTGGCCCGGGCGTGCGACGAGCTTCTCGAAGAACCCGACGACATCGACACCTGCGTGACTCCAGCACTGGAGAGCTTTGCCGCCTGCGCAAGGGCCTTCTCGGAGGTAGCGGAGCTCTTTCCCGAACCCATCGCCGAGAGCTTTCTGGGCTTTGGCTACCGCTTTCTCGACGCCGATATCTTTGCCGAGGCCGGTTCCGCCCAGCTTGCTCAGGGCATCGAAGACGGCGCCCCCAAAACCTTTGCGATGCTCACCGACCCCCTCGACAGCGCCGTGGCCCTGACCCAGTGGCAGGGCTTCGATGAGACTGGCCGCCTTAGCGAGCGCGTTCATGGCTGGCTCAGCGCGCAACTTGGTGAGGATCACCCGCTCAGTGAGCAGGCCCGCTTTGAAGCCTTCGCCAACGCCGAGCCCCGCGCCGACCAGGAAGCCACACTCTTTGCCTCCCTTCCCGATGACCCCACCGATCTTCTGGAGGGTGGCGGCCGCCTTCGCCCCCACGCCACCTTGAGACGCTCACGATTCGCAGCCTCTCTCATCACCCACACCATCGGCCAAACGCTCCCCGAAGGCAGCGACGACACCCAACTTCCAGTGGCCGCTGCCCTCGTCGAGGGGCAACTTCGCCTGATGGCTGAATCCGACGAGATCACGCGTATCCTCGACCACCTTCAGGCTGGCGAGGAGCGTTCCTACTGGTTGACCGAGGCGCTCTGCGAGCCGCTCTACGAACTTCTCGAAAACAGCCTGGTCTGCTGGCTGCCCGAGCCGCGGCGCGCCAGCCGCTGAAAAATACCGCACACCTAAACGACCGTGGGTCGCGCGAACGCTACGTTCTATGCGGCCTATTGGCAGGTCATACCAGCACAACAAGGCGACCGTGGGTCACCTCCACTTCGACCCTGGGTCACTTTTTGCCCCCTACGATACGACTCGAAAAAATCGACCCTGGGTCACTTCGAAGGTGACCCTGGGTCACCTCAAACGCACCACAAAAATCGACCCTCGGTCATCTCAAGAGTGACCCTGGGTCGCCTCCAGCTCGACCCAGGGTCACTTTTTTGCCCCCCCGTATCCCCCCTCTTTTCGCCGCGAAAAATCGACCCAGGGTCACTTCAAAGGTGACCCTGGGTCACCTCAAACGCACCACAAAAATCGACCCACGGTCACCTCAAAGGTGACCGTGGGTCGCCTGAGATGCCGCATTTTCGCGCCCATCATACGCCCGCCTCCCCATGTCCCCCGTCCATGGAATCGCGTCCACCACGCCACTCTCCGCCCCATCGCACCTTGCCCGACGGCCCCCCCAACCTTATGCTACGGGCGGAGTTTCGGATTCCCACCGCCCACGCACCTTCCCCGGCCTTCTATGGCAAGCGACGACACGAAAAGCCCCTCCGACTTCTCCGACCTGGTTGACCAGGCCGAGAGTCTCGACCCCTTCGCCTGGGATGACCTGCAAGATCAGGTGATCGATGAAGTCGCGACCATCCCGGTGGTCTGTTTTCGCTGCGGTGAGGATGACTTCGCTATCGACGGACAGTCCGTCCGCGAAATCGTCGGCCAACTGGAGACGACACCCCTTCCCGGTGCTCCCGGGCATATCCGCGGCATCGCTGTGTTGCGTCGCCAGGTCATCGGTGTGCTCGACTTAAGCACCTTTCTGGAGTCACAGAGCGCCGGCCCGGCCCTGGCCAGTCACACACGCCGCACACTCATTGTCGACACGCCGCACTACACCGTGGGCCTGGACGTCGACGAGGTCACCGGGCTTGATGAATGGCCCGAGCATCTGCTGCGCGAAGACGCCCTGCCCACCACCATCAAAGGCAGCACGCGCCGCTACGCCATTGGAGCACACCCCCTGGGAGAGGAGCTCTGCGTGCTCCTCGATATTGAGCGCCTCCTCGACGACGCTGCGGTCCGATGAGCACTGCCTCCCTCGACGCCCTCTTCTTTCGCTGCGGCACCGCCACACTCTGCGTGGAACTGAGATTTGTCAGCAGTGTGCTCGCCCCGGAGAATGTCGCCATGACCGTGCTCGATCCACGACCTCACCTGGGAATGACCCCCACCGAGCACGGTATGGTCGGACTTCTCGACCTTCCCGGACCGCCGGTGGCCCTCTACCTGGGCACCGTGCTCGGCACCTTCCCGCTGGCGCCGCGCGACCTGCTCCCCCTTCCGGGCTGGCTGCGCGGGGCTCTTCCCCCCATCCTGCGCCCCGCCGTCACGCTCCTCGACGGTAAGGTTGTGTGGCTTCTTGATCTCGATACACTCAGCAGCGCCCCTCTCGCTCCCATCTCCGGCGAAAGGGCATATTGAGC is from Lujinxingia sediminis and encodes:
- a CDS encoding chemotaxis protein CheW; protein product: MASDDTKSPSDFSDLVDQAESLDPFAWDDLQDQVIDEVATIPVVCFRCGEDDFAIDGQSVREIVGQLETTPLPGAPGHIRGIAVLRRQVIGVLDLSTFLESQSAGPALASHTRRTLIVDTPHYTVGLDVDEVTGLDEWPEHLLREDALPTTIKGSTRRYAIGAHPLGEELCVLLDIERLLDDAAVR
- a CDS encoding carboxypeptidase regulatory-like domain-containing protein; protein product: MTSLPPQTRPLLGVALLLGGLCLAAILVRSLWIQGDQPVNMMEDAPHHLTGRVLSEEGQPLEGATLLAGTLTTKSDERGHFKLNRDILTAAAHAAADGTVLIDAIHPEYVRGGVGELGAMRLDLSENSAQDTESITLFMHQPARLRGRVTLNGAPVADASIGLAYTEARGLGQEPLLPHTLSDLARTDSQGQFALNNLAAGRVAVTVETDLPEFPYAESAALRLTPGEDGGEVHIELRPTTALTGVVFSASGDPLPASVTLSGTQTSRRAATSSTGSFRFDDLPPGDYTLSADAPDHYPDTLGPFTVETGTTASHDIVLEPARGLFGRVVGPDGQPQPGFVIASSANDTRRLRVGDDGLFNWESAPDMPWTLQATSSAYAPSARQSTRLGQPLTLELRPGGELAGVVVDKRGQPMASYQIAIAAMDVPPPHPYVPGRINTEQVETSTGRFRIGPLAPGYYALVARAPGLAPVTSELFEVRPGRTTDHIRLQLLEGASIAGVVRDHESKEPIATASVTLVDPSQRLAPRNAIANPSGYYGLSELPDGLVTLYVRANGYEPELVAGIELKSGGTLTYDIELTPTENPEPALAFYGIGASLRSQASDIVVVNVMPGSSSAEAGLQPGDRILAVDELPTHRLSLPDVIARIRGQADTPVSLSIARPGEGEFVVDIARRRVRVQR